CGCGAGGGCTCTTGCGACACGCCCCGAAAACACAAAACCCTCGCGTCGAGCGCGAGGGTGACGAGTGACGAGTGACGACTGACGGCTGATAATTTCCCACACCCTAGTGAACCGGCGCACTCATCCGCTTGTTCACCGTCATCGTCGCGAAAATCACCACGAAGGCGAACACCACCATGCCCAGCGCCAGGATATGGGCCTTGTCCCATTCCAGCCGCTCGACAAAATCATAGATGGCGATCGAGATCACCTTGGTCCGGCCCGGAATATTGCCGCCGATCATCAGCACCACGCCGAATTCGCCCACACTATGGGCGAAGGCCATGATGCCGCCCACCAGATAGCCGGGCCGCGCCAGGGGCAGCACCACCCGCCAGTAAAGCTGCCAGCGCCTGGCGCCCAGCGTATCGGCCGCCTCCAGCACCTCTTTTTCGATGGCGGCAAAGGCATTGCGCAGCGGCTGCACCATGAAAGGCAGGGAGGCGATGACCGAGCCGATCACCAATCCGCCAAAGGAAAAGGCCAGCGTCCGCGCCCCCCATAGGCCGGCCAGCGCCCCGCCCGGCCCGTTCGGCCCCAGCGCCAGCAGCAGATAGAAACCCAGCACCGTGGGCGGCAGCACCAGGGGCAGCGTCACCAAGGCCCCCACCGCCTCTTTCCCCGCCCAGCGCCCATGCGCCAGCCACCAGGCAAGGGGCGTGCCGGCGACCAACAGGATGCCTGTGACGCAAAACGCCAGCATCAATGTGAGGCCGATCGGAGCAATGAGCGGAGCGAGGTCCATGATGATTTCCAAAAATTCGCGGTTTTAGCCCATTACGATGGGACATTCGGCTACCTCAAGAAAAGCGACCCCATCGCCCCCTCCCCCTTGAGGGGAGGGCCGGGGTGGGGGTGCTGCGGTTCCCGCAAAATCAGCAGTCTTGCCCGCGCTCCGCCACCCCCACCCCAGCTGCGCTATGGCCCTTCAGGCCAGCTACGCTACCCTCCCCTCAAGGGGGAGGGCGCAGGAACCGCGACCTTGGCGCCTAACCGCGACTCCCTGAAAGAACCGCCGACCATGCCACCCCTCACGGCACCGAATACCCCGCCGCCTCGATCACCGCCAAAGCCGTTTCCGAGCGCAGAAAATCCACCAAGGCCAAGGCCGCCGGATTGTTCTCGCCTTCCTTGAGCAGCACCGCGCCCTGGGCGATCGGCTCGTGCAATTCGGCCGGCACGATCCATTGATCGGTCTTGCCCAGCACCTGGCTGGCGGCCACGAAACCCAGTTCCGCATTGCCGCTTTCGATGAATTGCAGCGTTTGCGAAATATTCTCGCCCCAGACGATCCTGGGCTCCAGCGCATCGTAAAGTCCCAGCGCCGTCATGGTCTCCACCGCCGCGGCGCCATAGGGCGCGGCCTGCGGATCGGCGACCGCCAGATTGCCGAATTCAGCGCCCAGCGCCGCCCGCCCATCGCTGAGATCGCGGCCCGGCCCGTATAGCGCCAGCCGCCCCTCGGCATAGACGAAGAACGTGCCCTCGACGCCGAAGCCCTCGTCAATGGCCCTTTGCGGACGGTCGATATCGGCGGCCAGGAACACGCCAAAGGGCGCCGCCTGGGTGATCTGGGTATAGAGCTGCCCGGTGGCGCCGAAGCTCAGCACCACCTCATGACCGGTCTCGGCTTCGAACAGGGCCGCCAGTTCTTCGGAAACGGCGGTGAAATTGGCGGCAACGGCCACATTGACGCTCTCGGCAAAAGCCGGAAGCGCGGTCGTTGCCAGCAGGGCGGCGGAAAGCAGAATACGGGTCACGGCAATCATCCGATATGTTTGACTGTACATATCGATGGCCAAAATCCCGCGCCGGCGCAAGCGATATGTTTAGCCAGACCTATCGGTGATCAGCGACCGCAGCGCCGCGACATCCTCCCCGATCGCCGCCTGCGCCTTGTCCTGCATGGCCCGGTATTTCTCCAATACCTCATGCCCCAGCGGCGTCAGGCTGGCCCCGCCCTGCGCCGCGCCGCCGCGGCTCGACACCACCAGCGCCCGCCCGAATCCCTCATTGAGCGCCTGCACCAGGCTCCAGGCCCTTTTATAGCTCATCCCCATCGCCTTGCCGGCGGCGCTGATCGAGCCGGTGCGCACGATCCCCTCCAGCAGATCCGCCCGGCCCGGCCCGATATAGGCCGTGTCGGTCAGCACGATACGCAGATGGCCGAGGCCGTGTTCGGGAACGGGTTTGCTCATGAGCGCCGCTCGCCTTCCCGCGCAAAATTATCCCCGCAATCCGCTCGCTTCCTGCGCCAACGCCTCGATCCGGGCGAAGTCGCCGCTCGCCATGGCATCGGCCGGCATGACCCAGGAGCCGCCCACGCAGATCACATTGGGCAGCGCCAGATAGGTCCTGGCCTTGGCCGCGTCGATGCCGCCAGTGGGGCAGAAGGTGATATCGGGCAAGGGCGAAGCGAAGGCCTTGAGCACCGGCGCACCGCCCAGCGCTTCGGCCGGGAAAAATTTCAGGAACGAATAGCCCCGCTCGGCCGCCGCCATCGCCTCGGTCGGCGTGCCGATTCCCGGCAGCAGCGGAATGGCCACGTCTTCGGCCGCATCGAGCAGGCGCGGCGAGGCGCCCGGCGACACCATGAAACGGCAGCCGGCATCGATCGACGATTGCATATGCGCCGCATTGCGCACCGTGCCCGAGCCGACAATGGCGCCGGTGACCTTGGCCATCTCTTCCATCACCTTGAGCGCATTGGGGGTGCGCAGCGTCACCTCCAGCACTGGCAGGCCCCCCGCCACCAGAGCCTCCGCCAAGGGTCTCGCCTGCGCTACATCGTCCAGAATGATGACCGGTACTACCGGGGCAAGCGACAGAATGGAGCGAATGGCATTGGCGTCCTGCGGCATGAAAACTACTCCTCGGCTGGAATTTGCCCCAGCGTTAGGCGCCCGGCCAATTTCCTGCAAGCTCCTTCATTGAATTGCCGGGAGAAAATACCGAACCGGCGTGAAGGAAGAAACCGTGCCGGCGATCACCCGTTAAGCGGCCGATCCGTTAGCCGATGGACCGATGTGCCGCGCTCGACGTTGACGATGTGTTACCCACTCGACCGACTTGCGACTGGGATGCGAAACGCCCACATTGTCCATTCGATGCTTGAAGGAAGCGATCATGACCGAAGGCGAATACAAGATCACCCGCGAGGAAGGCCCGACGCGCGGCCGCTATGTCATTCGCCTGGCTCCGGGCGCCGAGGCCGAGATGACCTATAGAAAAGCCGGCTCCGGCCCGATGATCATCGATCATACCGGCGTCCCCCCCGAGTTCGAGGGCCGGGGCATTGCCCTGCGATTGGTCAAGGCCGCCATTGCCGATGCCCGCCAGGAAAGCTTCAGGATTACGCCGGTCTGCTCCTATGTGGTCGCGCAATTCCGCCGTCATCCCGAATGGGCCGTACTTTTAAGCTAAGCCCTTAAAAACCATAGCGGATTTCCTCCGCTCCCGTGGCCAGATATGGCTCCAGATCGCTCCAGCGCACCCGCGCCTCCGGCGCGCCATAGGCATAGGCCGAGATTTCATAGGGCTGGAACTGGATGACCAGGGCGTAAGCATCGGAGAGGTTCCAGCGCGTCGGATCGACCACGGCTTCGCTCAGATAGCTGATATCGTCCAGCATCAGGTTGTCGCCATGTTCGAGCCTGGCCGCAGCCAGCGCCAATTCGATCAGGGCCTCCTGCCATCCCGCGCCGGCGAACAGGTCCTGCGCCTCGAGGAACCTCCCCTCCTTGATCAGGTAATGCCG
This genomic stretch from Devosia sp. YIM 151766 harbors:
- the modB gene encoding molybdate ABC transporter permease subunit, giving the protein MDLAPLIAPIGLTLMLAFCVTGILLVAGTPLAWWLAHGRWAGKEAVGALVTLPLVLPPTVLGFYLLLALGPNGPGGALAGLWGARTLAFSFGGLVIGSVIASLPFMVQPLRNAFAAIEKEVLEAADTLGARRWQLYWRVVLPLARPGYLVGGIMAFAHSVGEFGVVLMIGGNIPGRTKVISIAIYDFVERLEWDKAHILALGMVVFAFVVIFATMTVNKRMSAPVH
- the modA gene encoding molybdate ABC transporter substrate-binding protein gives rise to the protein MIAVTRILLSAALLATTALPAFAESVNVAVAANFTAVSEELAALFEAETGHEVVLSFGATGQLYTQITQAAPFGVFLAADIDRPQRAIDEGFGVEGTFFVYAEGRLALYGPGRDLSDGRAALGAEFGNLAVADPQAAPYGAAAVETMTALGLYDALEPRIVWGENISQTLQFIESGNAELGFVAASQVLGKTDQWIVPAELHEPIAQGAVLLKEGENNPAALALVDFLRSETALAVIEAAGYSVP
- a CDS encoding LysR family transcriptional regulator, which codes for MSKPVPEHGLGHLRIVLTDTAYIGPGRADLLEGIVRTGSISAAGKAMGMSYKRAWSLVQALNEGFGRALVVSSRGGAAQGGASLTPLGHEVLEKYRAMQDKAQAAIGEDVAALRSLITDRSG
- the eda gene encoding bifunctional 4-hydroxy-2-oxoglutarate aldolase/2-dehydro-3-deoxy-phosphogluconate aldolase, producing the protein MPQDANAIRSILSLAPVVPVIILDDVAQARPLAEALVAGGLPVLEVTLRTPNALKVMEEMAKVTGAIVGSGTVRNAAHMQSSIDAGCRFMVSPGASPRLLDAAEDVAIPLLPGIGTPTEAMAAAERGYSFLKFFPAEALGGAPVLKAFASPLPDITFCPTGGIDAAKARTYLALPNVICVGGSWVMPADAMASGDFARIEALAQEASGLRG
- a CDS encoding GNAT family N-acetyltransferase, whose amino-acid sequence is MTEGEYKITREEGPTRGRYVIRLAPGAEAEMTYRKAGSGPMIIDHTGVPPEFEGRGIALRLVKAAIADARQESFRITPVCSYVVAQFRRHPEWAVLLS